In Mytilus edulis chromosome 13, xbMytEdul2.2, whole genome shotgun sequence, a single window of DNA contains:
- the LOC139501976 gene encoding toll-like receptor 4, whose amino-acid sequence MANPLFMKSKEEKLEYDAYVAFCDGDYEWVYGPLRIFLEERRNYKLLLLDRGDVLAGEHRLFALNNSIPKCKKIILVISKEFVNNYWAYYEATVGIEHFLGLQARIIVINLENITKTDIPQCVLQMMALDANDHIRKTDTLNENNIFWKCLDQAMKR is encoded by the coding sequence ATGGCCAATCCACTTTTCATGAAGTCAAAAGAAGAAAAACTTGAATATGATGCATATGTAGCTTTTTGCGATGGGGACTATGAATGGGTATATGGACCTTTGCGCATATTTCTCGAAGAGAGACGGAACTATAAACTTCTTTTGTTAGATAGAGGCGATGTCCTCGCTGGAGAACACAGACTTTTTGCTTTAAACAATTCGATTCCAAAATGCAAAAAGATAATCTTAGTGATTTCAAAAGAGTTTGTAAACAACTATTGGGCTTACTATGAAGCTACTGTTGGAATTGAACATTTTCTGGGATTACAAGCaagaataattgttataaacctagaaaatataaccaaaacagaTATTCCGCAATGTGTACTTCAAATGATGGCACTGGATGCCAATGACCACATTCGTAAAACAGacacattaaatgaaaataacattttctggaaATGTTTAGATCAAGCAATGAAACGTTAA
- the LOC139501977 gene encoding single Ig IL-1-related receptor-like, with protein sequence MANPLFRKSKEEELEYDAYVAYCDGDYKWVYGPLRLFLEERRNYKLLLLDRGDVLAGEHRLFALSNSISKCKKIILVISKEFVNNDWAYYEATVGIEHFLGLQARIIVLNLENITKTEIPQCVLQMVSLEANDHIRKTDTLNENNIFWKCLDQAMKR encoded by the coding sequence ATGGCCAATCCTCTTTTCCGGAAGTCAAAAGAAGAAGAACTTGAATATGATGCATATGTAGCTTATTGCGACGGAGACTATAAATGGGTGTATGGACCTTTGCGCCTATTTCTTGAAGAGAGACGAAATTATAAACTTCTTTTGTTAGATAGAGGGGATGTCCTTGCTGGAGAACATAGACTTTTTGCTTTAAGCAATTCAATTTCTAAATGCAAAAAGATAATCTTAGTGATTTCAAAAGAGTTTGTTAACAATGATTGGGCTTACTATGAAGCTACTGTTGGAATTGAACATTTTCTGGGATTACAAGCAAGAATAATTGTTTTAAACCTggaaaatataaccaaaacagaAATACCGCAATGTGTTCTTCAAATGGTGTCACTGGAAGCCAATGACCACATTCGCAAAACAGacacattaaatgaaaataacattttctggaaATGTTTAGATCAAGCAATGAAACGTTAA